The following DNA comes from Mucilaginibacter jinjuensis.
GCTTGCTGATTAAACCCAACAGCTAATACCAGGGCAAAAATAATTGCCGGTATTATTCCCTTACCAAGCAAACGCTTAAGCGTATTTTTCATGACGATTTTGGTGTAACGGCTCTAAATTATTTGATGATAGTAACACTAAAATCTACATCCTCTGGTGGCAGGCACTGGTGGTCGTTACAGGTCATGTACTCTAACTGGCCTTTAACAACGGTTGCGTTTGGTGATGTAAGTTTAACTTTTTGTTGAAAGATAACCTCTTTCTCAAAATAGCTCACATTCATTTTAAATGCGTTCTCGAATTTGGTTACCGGAGTTGGCTCAATAGTTTTACCAACCAGGGTATATGCTTTTGATGGTGTAAATTTAAAGTCGGTTTTAATAGGCCCGCCATCTTTTACAGTTTGTGAATAAATATGCCAGCCGTTATCAATAGTGGCTTTCATAAAAACAACCGCCTCTGTGGCGCTGATTCTTTTAGCTGCATAACTCCATTTTACCGGGGTTAATATTTGTGCATGAACCCCTGTGTACAAAAACAGCACAAATAAGGCTGACATTATTTTTTTCATATATAGCTTAATTAATTAAAAATTCTACTTCTTTTAAATTGTATTCGTATTCGGCTTCATCAGTCTGTATCTTCAGTAAGCCTCGCTCTGTAACACCTGTAATGCGGCCTTCAAATTCTTTTTCGTTTGACCGAAATCTTCGTGTTTCGTTTAGCCCGAACAAGAACGACAGGTACTCCTGTTTTATTTCAGCAACCTTACCTGCTTTTAATCGCAAATAAACCGCTTCTATATGCCCGCAAATTTCTGATAATAAAGCTTTCAATTCATAATCTCTATGTAAGATTTGCCATAGCGATGTTGCGTGCGGTAAATAATCGGGAAACTGCTCCTGGTTTATATTAAGGCCGATGCCGATAACTGAGTTATTGATCTGTGCGCCTTGCACCATATTTTCTATCAATATACCACCCAGCTTGCGGTTATTATAATAGATATCATTAGGCCATTTAATTTTTATTCCCTCACCTGCAACGTATGACAGTGCTTTTGCGACTCCTAAACTGATAGCCTGGGTTAAGGCAAATTGATCATTTAAAAGTAAAAAAGTGGGTTTAAGTAAAATGCTGAAAGAGAGGTTTTTGCCGGCTTCGGTAAACCACCGGTTCTGTTGTTGGCCGCGGCCTGCGTACTGATTCTCTGCCATAATGACCGTTCCTTCGGGTAATGGCTTGGAATTTGACACTAAATTTTTGAGAAAAGTATTTGTAGAATCTACTTCTTTCAGGGTGACTAAATTTTGTCCAACAAATAATCCTGAAAATATGTTATTTTGCAAAGTATAAACGTTATTAAATCAAATCGTTCAAAACTAATTCTTTTTGATGGTAAAAAACAAAGCGATAAAAGAATCCGCTTACATTTCTGAACTTGCTATACATGGCATGCAGGAAAAGAAGGGAAACGAAATTGTCAGATTAGATCTTCGTAATATATTCAGTTCCGTGTCAGATTATTTTGTAATCTGCCATGCTGATTCAAGTACCCAGGTTAAAGCAATTGCCAATAGCGTAGAAGAAGAGATTTTTAAAGCCACGCAACAAGAACCCTGGCGTAAAGAAGGCCTTGTGCACAGCGAATGGATCCTGCTCGATTATATTGATGTAGTGGTCCATATCTTCAGAACCGATAAACGAGAATTTTATGGTGTAGAGGATTTGTGGGGCGATGCCGAAATTAAATTTTACCAAAGCGCTTAAACTGTAATATCTGCCAGTTTATTTTTCCCCTGTTAATTAATTATAGATTACATCTGTTTGAGCTGAAATATAAAACATGAAAGAAAGTAAATCCGAAAAGCCTAAGACTATTCGTAAAATTTCAAATAAAAAAATTACACCTAAGCCGCCTAAGTTTAACATAGTGTGGCTGTATGCCGTTCTGATACTGGGTTTAATTGTAGTATCATACCTTATTAACGGCAATAGTGGTAAACCGATTACCTCGCAGCGTTTCCAAAACGAAATGTTGAAAAACCACGATGTTGACCATGTTGTGGCCTACAAAAATGGCGACCTGGTTATTGCCGATGTTTATCTTAAAAAAGAAAGCATCAACAAACCGGAATACAACGACATTAAAGACCAGCGCTCGTTAAGCCCGCAAAGCGGCCCGCAGTATACTTTTTCTGATGCATCATTCGAGAGTTTAAAGCAAACCGTTGCTGCTGTTGAAAAAGACCTGCCAGATTCGCAAAAAACTTTAATCCAATTTGAGCAGCACGAAAGCTTGTTATCAAACTGGTTAGTGCAAGGCGTTATCATCATGGTACTTTTTGCTGTGGTTTGGTTATACATTATGCGCCGCATGAGCGGTGGAGCAGGTGGTGGCCCGGGCGGTCAGATCTTTAGCATCGGTAAATCAAAAGCTACTTTATTTGATAAAGAAGCACAAGTTAACGTAACCTTTAACGATGTTGCCGGCTTACAGGAAGCTAAAGAAGAGGTAATGGAAATTGTAGATTTCCTTAAAAACCCTAAAAAATATACCAACCTGGGTGGTAAAATACCTAAAGGGGCTTTATTGGTAGGTTCGCCGGGTACCGGTAAAACCTTAATGGCTAAAGCTGTTGCGGGTGAAGCACAGGTGCCTTTCTTCTCGCTGTCAGGTTCTGATTTTGTGGAGATGTTTGTGGGTGTGGGTGCATCACGTGTACGTGATTTGTTCCGCCAGGCAAAAGACAAAGCACCTTGTATCATCTTTATTGATGAGATTGATGCCATTGGCCGCGCCCGTGGTAAAAACAATATTGTAGGTGGTAATGATGAGCGTGAAAACACCCTGAACCAGTTACTGGTTGAGATGGATGGTTTCGGTACCGATTCTGGTATTATCATCCTTGCTGCTACCAACCGTCCTGATGTGCTGGATTCTGCATTACTGCGCCCGGGACGTTTCGACAGACAAATTTCTATCGATAAACCGGATTTGGTAGGTCGTGAGCAAATTTTCAAAGTTCACTTAGGCCCATTAAAACTGGCCGAAGAGGTGGATGCTAAAAAATTATCGGCACAAACACCAGGCTTTGCCGGTGCTGAGATCGCCAACGTTTGTAACGAGGCCGCATTGATTGCTGCCCGTCGTGATAAGGTAGCCGTTGATATGCAGGATTTCCAGGATGCGATCGATCGTGTAATTGGTGGTTTAGAAAAGAAAAACAAGATCATCTCTCCGGAAGAGAAACGAATTGTTGCTTACCACGAAGCCGGCCACGCTATAGCAGGCTGGTTCCTGGAGCATGCCGATCCATTGGTTAAGGTATCTATCGTTCCCCGTGGTGTTGCCGCTTTAGGTTATGCCCAGTATTTACCGCGTGAGCAGTTTTTACATACTACCGAGCAGTTGAAAGACGAAATGGTAGTATCTATGGGTGGCCGTGTTGCCGAAGACATTGTTTTCGGTAAAATCTCAACCGGTGCATTGAGCGACTTAGAGCGCATTACCAAACTGGCTTATGCCATGGTTAAGATCTATGGTATGAATGATAAAGTGGGTAACGTATCATTCTACGATCCACAAGGCGAATATCAGTTTAACAAACCTTACTCTGATACCACTGCCGAGCTGATTGACCATGAAGTACGCGGATTAATTGATGCGGTATACCAACGCACTAAAGATCTGTTGAACGAAAAACGTGCAGGCTTGGAATTACTGGCAGCTAAACTGCTCGAAAAAGAAGTATTGTTCCAGTCTGACTTGGAAGAATTATTAGGTAAACGCCCGTTTGATAACCGTACTGCTTACGACAAGTTTGTAAACGGCGAAGCGGCGTTAAACCCTGATGTTGACAATAATGCTATCCCTGAGTCGGTAACCAACCCAGCCAGCAACAACATTGAAAGCACAGAACAACAATAAATTTTAAATTACTGAAAGGCCATTATGCTTGGGCATAATGGCCTTTTTTATTTAATAGAATATGAGCCAAAACATTACACCAAAAGAACGACTGCTCAAAAAAATACGCAAAGCTTTGTTAGAGAAAAGGGACAATCCCTATCCTAACCTCGAAGAAATGCCTATTTACCCCGTAGCAGAAGAACTGCCCGAAGTAATGTTTGCCGAGCAATTTACCGCAGCAGCAGGTCAGTTTGTGTTTTGTGAGGATGAAGTTCAGTTTA
Coding sequences within:
- the rsfS gene encoding ribosome silencing factor, which encodes MVKNKAIKESAYISELAIHGMQEKKGNEIVRLDLRNIFSSVSDYFVICHADSSTQVKAIANSVEEEIFKATQQEPWRKEGLVHSEWILLDYIDVVVHIFRTDKREFYGVEDLWGDAEIKFYQSA
- a CDS encoding protein-disulfide reductase DsbD domain-containing protein, which encodes MKKIMSALFVLFLYTGVHAQILTPVKWSYAAKRISATEAVVFMKATIDNGWHIYSQTVKDGGPIKTDFKFTPSKAYTLVGKTIEPTPVTKFENAFKMNVSYFEKEVIFQQKVKLTSPNATVVKGQLEYMTCNDHQCLPPEDVDFSVTIIK
- a CDS encoding biotin--[acetyl-CoA-carboxylase] ligase, which produces MQNNIFSGLFVGQNLVTLKEVDSTNTFLKNLVSNSKPLPEGTVIMAENQYAGRGQQQNRWFTEAGKNLSFSILLKPTFLLLNDQFALTQAISLGVAKALSYVAGEGIKIKWPNDIYYNNRKLGGILIENMVQGAQINNSVIGIGLNINQEQFPDYLPHATSLWQILHRDYELKALLSEICGHIEAVYLRLKAGKVAEIKQEYLSFLFGLNETRRFRSNEKEFEGRITGVTERGLLKIQTDEAEYEYNLKEVEFLIN
- the ftsH gene encoding ATP-dependent zinc metalloprotease FtsH, encoding MKESKSEKPKTIRKISNKKITPKPPKFNIVWLYAVLILGLIVVSYLINGNSGKPITSQRFQNEMLKNHDVDHVVAYKNGDLVIADVYLKKESINKPEYNDIKDQRSLSPQSGPQYTFSDASFESLKQTVAAVEKDLPDSQKTLIQFEQHESLLSNWLVQGVIIMVLFAVVWLYIMRRMSGGAGGGPGGQIFSIGKSKATLFDKEAQVNVTFNDVAGLQEAKEEVMEIVDFLKNPKKYTNLGGKIPKGALLVGSPGTGKTLMAKAVAGEAQVPFFSLSGSDFVEMFVGVGASRVRDLFRQAKDKAPCIIFIDEIDAIGRARGKNNIVGGNDERENTLNQLLVEMDGFGTDSGIIILAATNRPDVLDSALLRPGRFDRQISIDKPDLVGREQIFKVHLGPLKLAEEVDAKKLSAQTPGFAGAEIANVCNEAALIAARRDKVAVDMQDFQDAIDRVIGGLEKKNKIISPEEKRIVAYHEAGHAIAGWFLEHADPLVKVSIVPRGVAALGYAQYLPREQFLHTTEQLKDEMVVSMGGRVAEDIVFGKISTGALSDLERITKLAYAMVKIYGMNDKVGNVSFYDPQGEYQFNKPYSDTTAELIDHEVRGLIDAVYQRTKDLLNEKRAGLELLAAKLLEKEVLFQSDLEELLGKRPFDNRTAYDKFVNGEAALNPDVDNNAIPESVTNPASNNIESTEQQ